A window of the Loxodonta africana isolate mLoxAfr1 chromosome 3, mLoxAfr1.hap2, whole genome shotgun sequence genome harbors these coding sequences:
- the LOC135230627 gene encoding olfactory receptor 7G2-like, which translates to MKPKNQTSFSGFLLLALTEDPELQPLLFALFLFIYLVIVLGNLLIILAVSSDPHLHTPMYFFLANLSVTDICFSTTMIPNMLVNLQTQNQSITYAGCLTQVCFVLVFASLESFLLGVMAYDRYAAICHPLTYTAIMNPLLCGLLILLSLSITTVDALIHSLIVLNLSFCTDRTIPYFFCEAFQIIKIASSDTLLNSIFLYLAATILGGVPLSGIIFSYTQIVSSILRMPSAGGKYKAFSTCGSHLSIVSLFYGTGLGTCVSAAFTHSSRKTAVASVTYTVVTPTMNPFIYSLRNRDMKGALKNIFKCIPAFP; encoded by the coding sequence ATgaaacctaaaaatcaaacaagttTTTCTGGATTCCTTCTCCTGGCACTGACGGAGGATCCGGAACTGCAACCCCTTCTCTTTGCCCTGTTTCTGTTCATATATCTGGTCATTGTCCTGGGGAACCTGCTCATCATCCTGGCTGTCAGCTCTGACCctcacctccacacccccatgtatttctttcttgccaatctgtcCGTCACTGACATCTGTTTCAGCACCACCATGATCCCAAACATGCTGGTGAATCTCCAAACACAGAATCAGAGCATCACATATGCAGGCTGCCTCACCCAGGTCTGCTTTGTCTTGGTTTTTGCTAGTTTGGAAAGTTTTCTCCTGGgagtaatggcctatgaccgctatgcgGCCATTTGTCACCCACTGACATACACAGCCATCATGAACCCCCTCCTCTGTGGTCTGCTGATTCTACTCTCCTTGTCCATTACCACTGTGGATGCCTTGATCCACAGTCTCATAGTGTTGAACCTGTCTTTCTGCACAGACCGGACAATCCCCTACTTCTTCTGTGAAGCTTTTCAGATCATCAAGATTGCCTCCTCGGATACCCTCCTCAATAGCATCTTTTTATATTTGGCAGCTACCATACTAGGTGGTGTTCCTctctctggaatcattttctcTTATACTCAAATTGTCTCCTCCATTTTGAGAATGCCTTCAGCAGGTGGAAAGTATAAGGCTTTCTCCACCTGTGGGTCCCACCTCTCAATTGTTTCCTTGTTCTATGGGACAGGCTTAGGTACATGTGTTAGTGCCGCATTTACACACTCTTCCAGGAAGACTGCAGTAGCTTCAGTGACGTACACTGTGGTCACTCCCACGATGAACCCCTTcatctacagcctgagaaacAGGGACATGAAGGGAGCCTTGAAGAACATTTTCAAGTGCATACCTGCTTTTCCGTGA